gttaaatgatttaaaaaaatgttttattgtattctataaactactaatatttctctgtgttggaattcaacagacagcTGCCACAAATCTAGtctgttcattttttccagagctgtatattaaGAAACATTAGTATTATAGACACAAAATCTGATTTCAAAAGCATACCCTCTTTCTTTCTCGCTCCAAAGACTTCCACTGCTCATAACACTCGTCCAGGTAGAAGTAAAGCTGGTTCATCACCATTGACGTTGTAGGGGCAGAGGCCATGCCATGATAAGTGTTATCTCCCATGCAGGTCAACATGTCACTGACATAGGAGTTGAAAACAGCAGACTCTGACATTCTGTCACCCACATTCATGGCCGTCACACCGTGACCATAGGGCAGTGTGGATTTGGGGCTGAAGTGAGAGGCATTAATGGGAACGCTGGAGTATCTTCTGGGGTCATTCACAGGATACAAGGGAGGCCTGAGCTGCTGTGTATTCCCTCCCCTCACCATGCCATTTTCTCCATTAAATCTCCGAGACGGCATGCTCCCCAGGTGATCAAGGCTTATATTATGTGAGTGGGCCTGCTTCCTATCCCCCCCTATCATATTAGTGGAGAAGCCTTTACCTACAAAGCCAGACATGTGCATCCTCTTGTCTTCTCTCTGCATCTGTGGCTTGCTGTGCATCAGGCCCTGCTGGAAGTGATGCTTTGAATACTGGTTCATGCTCATGGGGAGTGACGTGTTCTCTTTTTGCATGGTCATGTTGCTTTGGTTTGAAGATTCAGAGAAAGGCATCGAGGGCTGGTAGTACTGGGTGTTCTGTGGGCTGAAACAAGGTGCATCTTGACAGGCATTACGCTCAATTGTTTGTTTCCTCACTTCTCCATTTCTTTCCATGTGCTGTGTCCCAAATGCTCCCACCAGCTGCTTTTGACTCTGCATTGCAGGATGACTTTGTGTTAACATTGCAGGACCGGATATTTTCCATTGTTCAGCCACGTTGTCTTCATGCTGCATGCCCGCTGACTGCCTGTGAATGTTTGTAAAGTCTCCACGACATAAGCCATCATGCTCACCAGCCATTAAGGACTGAAAATTGCTGATCAGTTGGTGAATGTCTGGTGTCCCATACTGCTCATTACTCATGGGTTTTGTGCTGCTCTGGGTGAACTGCTTTTCATAAGGAGTAAAGTATGAGTTGTTCATTTCACTTTGAGGTCTAAAGACATTACTGAGGTCAGAGTAATTGCTAGGCTTGCTattccctctgtctttctcagCTGGCATGTCATCATATCCGCTTAGTTGTACCTGTGACAGGTAGCTGTTTCCTGCGTTGGGGATTGATAGACCTGGTGGCAGTTTCTGAGGATGTGGGACGCAGTTCTTTTGGTCTCCTTTAGGCAAATTAAAAAGCCATTGTTGATTGGTGGAATGGCCATTGGACTGTTGATAAATCTCCTCACCATCTCTGCTAACTGATTTTACCTGTGCTTTACCCAAAGCCTCACAGGATACAAAGTTTGGAGGAAAGGTGGGGTGTTGTTGCGCTTTACCCTCTGATTGAACATACTGAGGCAGTTCTTCACTCAATGTCTTTGGAGACCAGACAGGGTTACATGTAGGTAGAATCCTAAAGAAAGAatcatatgtttatatataaagaactatgaaaacatatataactaactatattcattacatttgtttaacaattttagtttctttttagTAGATGTTATGATATGTATATGTTCAATAGTCATAAATCACACAATAGCAGTTGTAAGACCAACCTTACAATTTGAAAACCTTAAACCTTGACATACCCTGCAGTGAAGTAGCTGTATTGTGAGTCTTCTTCATCCAAAATATTTGACACTAGGCCCTGTAGATCATTCTCCCCGTCACAGTCAGTTGTGTAACTGGGTATCCTGCAAAGCAAAGAGTAAGTGGGCCTAGATTTGTGCTATAACTTTTCATAGTCATAGtcaaaagcatttatttaacagtgatACTTAAAATTATTTTCCTTCCACAATATGACTCGCACGCACTATATTTTTCTAACTCTGACAATGAGAATAAAATGGCTATTCAAAATTGGGGGAATTgactgattttaaataaatgtctgatATGGCGGTATCCCTAACCAATACTTCAAGAAAGTGCACAGATGAATAATAACAAACTCCAACCTGAACATATAAAACAGAATACCTGCTGTTCTGGGCACAGCTGATGAGGCTATAGGGATCAAATGCATTTTGAGACCAGAGCGTGTCAGCTGCTGTTTTCTGATCCTGAGGTGAAACGAAGGGCAAGGCCTCACTACCGTTCTCTTCACCAACTTTATTCAAACAGGtctaaaaaagagagaaacatggTTTTTCCAGGGGTAGACATTAAGGTAAAAAGCCAGTGGATTTTCAGTTATAGCCTACTGTAGTCTGATTTAACCAAAGTCATTATGTAAACATCAGAACATTATCCTACATTGCTgtttactcaactacatttattttttacctttagatactttgcagatttggattaataatgtgaaatatatttaacacTTGAATAAGACTATAGTTACACCTGCAGTAAATgcacaagctaccctgcagtatacagtaatacaaactagctgcacctttaccagctgtgataacactttaatgcatcaataattataatcaaaacttatcatttatattattctgagAAGGGCCAATTTGCATACTGAGTACTTTAACTTTTAGTACTTTAAGTTCATTCTGATGCcaacacttttgtacttttacataatCACCTATATATTGAAGCCAACTCCAACGACTACCTTTCCTTTCTCTCGCTCTTTTTCTCATACTAATTTCCTTTGAACTATTCCAgtggtttttttgtatttgaaactAGTTTTTGCCCGGCGTTTGGTCGGTTACCGTTACCGGCggttttaaaaacagatttgtgCCACGTCTGAAGTGAACATGGGCGGCAGCGCGGAAGCGGACGTGCACGGGAGCCTGCTCGCTGACATCCGCCTCATTAACGCAACATTCACACGGCTCCGTTCTGTTAATGCTTGCCGGAGGGCCtatctggcgcttggggttaacgcgaccgACAAATCAATCACATTAAACTACCGCCTAGCTCGGGACACTCAAACAAGAAACCCCGCTTTCTAGCGCTGGATTATTGCAAAAAAATGGATTCATATGATGATTTATGGCATTAATGTCTATGGCGCTATTTTAAGCAACATGCCATGCTAGCTTAATATACTGGATATGTCTGCTAGCTGTCCattcaatgttaaaatgaagtacACTGGCTATAAACTCCACAAACAGGCGAATACCAGTTTTACCCACTGTCTCTGCCACCTCCCTCCATGcctggttcctcctgtttgtggTCTTACAAAACCGGGTGATTCCCTACAGTTATTATCATTTGTTCATCCATTTCTTGGTAAATGGGGAAATTAGTCGAGCTATGGCTCTCCCCGCATTTTTACATACAcgcgatttgattggctggcgcaTCCGTcaacgcttgaaaagttgaacttttctcaactttcgaCGCCAGCAACCGAGCCGACGCgacggaaccacaatgcagttcggcgacgcttgacgtcaccccattcaaaaTGAATGGGGAGGTCCGTCAAGCGTTAACGGAACAGAACCGTGTGTACCGGCCGTAAACGCTGTAGGGTTTTCCAAAAGTTAATCAACGAAACGATTTCACAAAATACCAATACCACCATAAAATAACTAATATTTTTACTTGGGCAAGTGCAAAGTACGTTCAACTGCCCCCGGTTGTCTAAATAGCGCTTCCAGACCAGCTGGCCATTTATAATCAGGGCCCTCGTTAATCAATCTGAAGCTCACgtaaaaatatgtattacttCTGTATTCTTCCTTGCACATTAGCAGTTTGATACTAATTATAAAACTCATTGTAGGTGTCATAAAAACCTCAGAATATATACGAATACGGTttacaaataaaactttaaaaagctcAAATTATTAgtttattcatcatttaatcGATATTGatctatattatatattatatatatatatatataatatatagacaAGTGAACGTTAAAGGATCAAAGGCCTGATCC
The window above is part of the Eleginops maclovinus isolate JMC-PN-2008 ecotype Puerto Natales chromosome 16, JC_Emac_rtc_rv5, whole genome shotgun sequence genome. Proteins encoded here:
- the moto gene encoding uncharacterized protein moto, with protein sequence MSREFRMAFDEHQSRFPNSLFPSYQNQTCLNKVGEENGSEALPFVSPQDQKTAADTLWSQNAFDPYSLISCAQNSRIPSYTTDCDGENDLQGLVSNILDEEDSQYSYFTAGILPTCNPVWSPKTLSEELPQYVQSEGKAQQHPTFPPNFVSCEALGKAQVKSVSRDGEEIYQQSNGHSTNQQWLFNLPKGDQKNCVPHPQKLPPGLSIPNAGNSYLSQVQLSGYDDMPAEKDRGNSKPSNYSDLSNVFRPQSEMNNSYFTPYEKQFTQSSTKPMSNEQYGTPDIHQLISNFQSLMAGEHDGLCRGDFTNIHRQSAGMQHEDNVAEQWKISGPAMLTQSHPAMQSQKQLVGAFGTQHMERNGEVRKQTIERNACQDAPCFSPQNTQYYQPSMPFSESSNQSNMTMQKENTSLPMSMNQYSKHHFQQGLMHSKPQMQREDKRMHMSGFVGKGFSTNMIGGDRKQAHSHNISLDHLGSMPSRRFNGENGMVRGGNTQQLRPPLYPVNDPRRYSSVPINASHFSPKSTLPYGHGVTAMNVGDRMSESAVFNSYVSDMLTCMGDNTYHGMASAPTTSMVMNQLYFYLDECYEQWKSLERERKRTEVIITKTFLGKRTAAAVSPNLPKTPPNPTRVDLLIVNQMREQARVVSLLYRIEFLCNTPLHMDIHTALSRHHMAICNTQARRKEELASKHQQQRDHFKEERDTILLVITLKDLAAATRTIRTALWFALQLTLPKAIKSPDPEVNKQATHRERGPSPFEGYSFKV